The Conger conger chromosome 15, fConCon1.1, whole genome shotgun sequence genome contains a region encoding:
- the uevld gene encoding ubiquitin-conjugating enzyme E2 variant 3 — translation MDLSSESIKRILGKYKFRDVAIEELQKVHRIHPGLVPQASTYTFSDSTQKDLLKLVGNIPVQYQGRSYNLPILLWLLDSFPFTPPICLLRPTPNMVIREGKHVDARGKIHLPALHNWDHPKSTVSGLLAEMIAKFEEDPPLSSKTSEDSKDPTELLDFVSKLKIGESAKPDRPINKVTVIGGGDLGMATVMSLLAKGSVDKLVFIDLPDSSTKGGTMDLEIFHLPKVKVSKDLSTTAGSKVVVVTANAWSEEQSYVGVVQTNVDLYRGFIPTVARLSPQALLLIASQPVDIMTHVAWRQSGLMPSRVIGAGCNLDSERLNYIINVALTAQSTGKQGWVIGELSDNKVAIMTNTGPEMMRVSNSAKPLADRAFEMLKGKGQRSWSVGLSIADITNSILLDQRKIHSVSTLAQGWGGIGVEVFLSLPCALGATGSARLASVSLGTEEDSKLRESVTSLTSFLSQLRV, via the exons ATGGATCTTTCCTCGGAATCTATAAAGAGGATACTCGGAAAG tataaGTTTCGAGATGTGGCGATCGAAGAACTTCAGAAAGTACACCGGATACACCCTGGGTTGGTACCACAGGCCAGCACGTACA CTTTCAGTGACAGCACCCAGAAGGACCTCCTCAAACTGGTGGGGAACATTCCAGTCCAATATCAAG GCCGCTCGTACAACCTGCCCATCCTCCTGTGGCTCCTGGACTCCTTCCCTTTCACACCTCCCATCTGCCTGCTCCGGCCCACCCCCAACATGGTGATCCGGGAGGGGAAGCACGTGGACGCTCGGGGGAAGATCCACCTGCCTGCCCTGCACAACTGGGACCAT CCCAAATCCACTGTAAGTGGCCTCTTGGCTGAAATGATTGCCAAATTTGAAGAAGATCCTCCACTCAGCTCTAAGACTTCAGAGGACAGCAAGGACCCAACAGAGCTGCTCGACTTTGTGTCAAAACTAAAGATTGGTGAAA GTGCCAAGCCTGATCGACCAATCAACAAAGTCACTGTAATAGGAGGTGGAGACCTAGGAATGGCTACTGTGATGAGCCTTTTGGCCAAG GGGAGCGTGGACAAGCTGGTCTTCATTGACCTTCCTGACAGCTCAACTAAAGGAGGGACCATGGATTTAGAGATTTTCCATCTGCCCAAAGTGAAAGTTTCCAAAG ATTTGTCCACCACGGCTGGGTCgaaggtggtggtggtgacGGCGAATGCCTGGAGCGAAGAGCAGTCTTACGTGGGCGTGGTCCAGACCAACGTGGATCTGTACAGAGGGTTCATTCCCACTGTGGCCCGACTCAGCCCTCAAGCATTGCTGCTCATTGCTTCTCAGCCAG TGGACATCATGACCCACGTGGCGTGGAGACAGAGCGGACTGATGCCATCCCGTGTGATCGGCGCCGGGTGCAACCTGGACTCTGAGCgccttaattacataatcaATGTCGCCCTCACAGCCCAGAGCACTGGCAAGCAGGGCTGGGTCATTGGGGAGCTCTCGGACAACAAGG TTGCCATCATGACTAATACGGGCCCGGAGATGATGCGAGTGTCCAACTCCGCCAAACCCTTGGCTGACAG AGCCTTTGAGATGCTGAAGGGGAAGGGGCAGCGGTCCTGGTCGGTGGGGCTGTCCATCGCTGACATCACCAACAGCATCCTGCTGGACCAGAGGAAGATCCACTCTGTCTCCACACTGGCACAG GGCTGGGGGGGCATCGGTGTGGAGGTGTTCCTCAGTCTGCCCTGTGCCCTGGGGGCCACGGGTTCAGCGCGGCTGGCCAGCGTGTCTCTGGGTACGGAGGAGGACTCTAAACTGCGGGAGAGCGTCACGTCCCTCACCAGCTTCCTGTCGCAGCTCCGCGTGTAA
- the LOC133111681 gene encoding USP6 N-terminal-like protein isoform X1, with amino-acid sequence MIRRSATFFDRVTKKRDHRSKRAAKGKPLGRDEGIEIDPWEDPDYTIYRFTDRFGFLHEEELPSPSALEEKQKHLEIERVEKWLKMVKKWDKYRNSERMWRRVYKGIPLHLRGQAWSLLLDVEKVKNDNPGKYEKMKEQARNFSTEIKQIDLDVNRTFRNHIMFKDRFGVKQQALFHVLSAYSVYNTEVSYCQGMSQIAAILLMYMNEEDAFWALSQLLTNQKHAMHGFFIPGFPKLHRFQAHHDKILSKLLPKLKKHLEKEQMFTGIYTTKWFLQCFIDRTPFTLTLRLWDIYILEGEKILTAMAYTTLKLHRKHLLKMCLEDLREFLQETISRSFFLSDDMVVEQLQVCVSELRKMKIEPAKPEEFPKQALGQERPVLLLPLKPPQAANGKSEAIAPDKSPSPAELPGFQTPPPALPSPDPLLVHTQEKPQHQSLPPRSEEMVPPPEMVPPPEGAGLNQVIAAAPLEDGEEWPPPYEPPEPDDMGEPTSTELDLPELAPPPPVSAEDYTLTPPGGDTPFSQRPPKPCDSNLDPSTPHRGLPPTLSAPSPTADRRPSDISQYDNLSQGEENRCLVPAILEPSANANNPAAAPPSSCLKPKPTPPPPPRRQLPQEPPQEVPQPPPRFSDKLPPFQSPPQPHKPPGETAADLHPRAETEIGGGTHQASPKRALMPPKPTSTPKPTRAVPAVHSDPDFYRTHPSNQPLPKSVTF; translated from the exons ATGATAAG GAGGAGTGCGACCTTTTTCGATCGCGTGACTAAAAAGCGCGATCATCGCTCAAAGAGGGCGGCGAAAGGGAAGCCCCtc GGCCGGGATGAGGGCATTGAAATCGACCCCTGGGAAGATCCGGACTACACGATCTACAGGTTTACGGATCGCTTCGGCTTCCTGCA TGAAGAGGAACTGCCGAGTCCCAGCGCACTTGAGGAGAAG CAAAAACACTTGGAAATCGAAAGGGTGGAGAAATGGCTGAAAATGGTGAAGAAATGGGACAAGTACAGGAACAGTGAACGG ATGTGGCGGAGGGTGTATAAGGGGATTCCCTTGCATCTGCGGGGTCAGGCCTGGTCCTTACTGCTGGATGTGGAGAAAGTGAAGAATGACAACCCTGGCAAGTACGAG AAAATGAAGGAACAGGCCAGGAACTTCTCCACCGAAATCAAACAAATCGATCTTGACGTGAACCGGACCTTTCGGAACCATATCATGTTCAAGGATCGCTTTGGAGTCAA acagcaggctctgttcCACGTCCTGTCGGCCTACTCTGTTTACAACACA GAAGTGAGTTACTGCCAGGGTATGAGCCAGATCGCCGCCATCCTGCTGATGTACATGAACGAGGAGGACGCCTTCTGGGCCCTGTCGCAACTGCTGACCAATCAGAAGCACGCCATGCACG GGTTCTTCATCCCCGGCTTCCCCAAACTTCACCGCTTTCAGGCCCACCATGACAAGATCCTCTCCAAACTCCTGCCCAAGCTGAAGAAGCACCTG GAAAAGGAGCAGATGTTTACTGGGATTTACACCACCAAATGGTTCCTGCAGTGTTTCATTGACAGG ACACCATTCACCCTGACCCTGCGCTTGTGGGATATTTACATACTGGAAGGAGAGAAGATTTTGACTGCCATGGCGTACACAACGCTGAAACTGCACAGGA aGCACCTCCTGAAGATGTGTCTGGAGGATCTCAGAGAGTTCCTGCAGGAGACCATCTCCAGATCCTTCTTCCTGAGTGACGACATGGTGGTGGAGCAGCTGCAGGTGTGCGTCTCCGAGCTGCGCAAGATGAAGATTGAGCCAG CCAAGCCGGAGGAGTTCCCGAAGCAGGCGCTGGGCCAGGAGAGGCCGGTGTTGCTGCTGCCGCTGAAGCCCCCGCAGGCCGCTAACGGAAAGAGTGAGGCCATCGCCCCCGACAAGAGCCCCTCTCCGGCCGAACTGCCGGGCTTCCAGACCCCTCCTCCAGCCCTGCCTTCCCCCGACCCCTTGCTGGTGCACACCCAGGAGAAGCCCCAGCACCAGTCCCTGCCCCCTAGGTCTGAGGAGATGGTGCCTCCCCCAGAGATGGTGCCTCCCCCAGAAGGGGCGGGGCTAAATCAGGTCATCGCGGCAGCGCCCCTGGAGGACGGTGAGGAGTGGCCCCCTCCGTACGAGCCCCCGGAACCTGACGACATGGGAGAGCCGACTTCAACTGAACTGGACCTGCCCGAGCTGGCCCCCCCTCCACCGGTCAGTGCGGAGGACTACACTCTGacaccaccagggggcgacACGCCTTTCAGCCAGCGTCCGCCCAAACCTTGTGACTCCAACCTCGACCCCTCGACCCCCCACCGGGGCCTCCCCCCGACCCTGTCGGCCCCGTCCCCGACAGCCGACCGGAGGCCCTCCGACATCTCCCAGTATGACAACCTGTCCCAGGGCGAGGAGAACCGCTGCCTGGTCCCCGCCATTCTGGAACCATCCGCTAATGCAAACAACCCCGCCGCGGCACCACCCTCAAGCTGCCTTAAACCAAAGcccacgccccctccccccccgcgcCGCCAGCTCCCGCAGGAGCCTCCGCAAGAAGTACCTCAGCCCCCGCCGCGTTTCTCTGACAAGCTCCCCCCCTTTCAGTCCCCCCCGCAGCCCCACAAACCCCCCGGGGAGACGGCCGCCGACCTTCACCCTCGGGCGGAGACCGAGATTGGGGGCGGGACCCACCAGGCATCACCCAAACGGGCACTAATGCCGCCGAagcccacctccacccccaaacCCACGAGGGCGGTCCCCGCCGTCCACTCCGATCCTGATTTTTACCGGACACACCCCTCCAACCAACCGCTCCCCAAGTCTGTGACATTTTAG
- the LOC133111681 gene encoding USP6 N-terminal-like protein isoform X2, with product MKKDFDTIIAEERAEIISKYDKGRDEGIEIDPWEDPDYTIYRFTDRFGFLHEEELPSPSALEEKQKHLEIERVEKWLKMVKKWDKYRNSERMWRRVYKGIPLHLRGQAWSLLLDVEKVKNDNPGKYEKMKEQARNFSTEIKQIDLDVNRTFRNHIMFKDRFGVKQQALFHVLSAYSVYNTEVSYCQGMSQIAAILLMYMNEEDAFWALSQLLTNQKHAMHGFFIPGFPKLHRFQAHHDKILSKLLPKLKKHLEKEQMFTGIYTTKWFLQCFIDRTPFTLTLRLWDIYILEGEKILTAMAYTTLKLHRKHLLKMCLEDLREFLQETISRSFFLSDDMVVEQLQVCVSELRKMKIEPAKPEEFPKQALGQERPVLLLPLKPPQAANGKSEAIAPDKSPSPAELPGFQTPPPALPSPDPLLVHTQEKPQHQSLPPRSEEMVPPPEMVPPPEGAGLNQVIAAAPLEDGEEWPPPYEPPEPDDMGEPTSTELDLPELAPPPPVSAEDYTLTPPGGDTPFSQRPPKPCDSNLDPSTPHRGLPPTLSAPSPTADRRPSDISQYDNLSQGEENRCLVPAILEPSANANNPAAAPPSSCLKPKPTPPPPPRRQLPQEPPQEVPQPPPRFSDKLPPFQSPPQPHKPPGETAADLHPRAETEIGGGTHQASPKRALMPPKPTSTPKPTRAVPAVHSDPDFYRTHPSNQPLPKSVTF from the exons ATGAAGAAAGACTTTGATACGATAATAGCAGAGGAACGCGCTGAGATCATCTCAAAATATGATAAG GGCCGGGATGAGGGCATTGAAATCGACCCCTGGGAAGATCCGGACTACACGATCTACAGGTTTACGGATCGCTTCGGCTTCCTGCA TGAAGAGGAACTGCCGAGTCCCAGCGCACTTGAGGAGAAG CAAAAACACTTGGAAATCGAAAGGGTGGAGAAATGGCTGAAAATGGTGAAGAAATGGGACAAGTACAGGAACAGTGAACGG ATGTGGCGGAGGGTGTATAAGGGGATTCCCTTGCATCTGCGGGGTCAGGCCTGGTCCTTACTGCTGGATGTGGAGAAAGTGAAGAATGACAACCCTGGCAAGTACGAG AAAATGAAGGAACAGGCCAGGAACTTCTCCACCGAAATCAAACAAATCGATCTTGACGTGAACCGGACCTTTCGGAACCATATCATGTTCAAGGATCGCTTTGGAGTCAA acagcaggctctgttcCACGTCCTGTCGGCCTACTCTGTTTACAACACA GAAGTGAGTTACTGCCAGGGTATGAGCCAGATCGCCGCCATCCTGCTGATGTACATGAACGAGGAGGACGCCTTCTGGGCCCTGTCGCAACTGCTGACCAATCAGAAGCACGCCATGCACG GGTTCTTCATCCCCGGCTTCCCCAAACTTCACCGCTTTCAGGCCCACCATGACAAGATCCTCTCCAAACTCCTGCCCAAGCTGAAGAAGCACCTG GAAAAGGAGCAGATGTTTACTGGGATTTACACCACCAAATGGTTCCTGCAGTGTTTCATTGACAGG ACACCATTCACCCTGACCCTGCGCTTGTGGGATATTTACATACTGGAAGGAGAGAAGATTTTGACTGCCATGGCGTACACAACGCTGAAACTGCACAGGA aGCACCTCCTGAAGATGTGTCTGGAGGATCTCAGAGAGTTCCTGCAGGAGACCATCTCCAGATCCTTCTTCCTGAGTGACGACATGGTGGTGGAGCAGCTGCAGGTGTGCGTCTCCGAGCTGCGCAAGATGAAGATTGAGCCAG CCAAGCCGGAGGAGTTCCCGAAGCAGGCGCTGGGCCAGGAGAGGCCGGTGTTGCTGCTGCCGCTGAAGCCCCCGCAGGCCGCTAACGGAAAGAGTGAGGCCATCGCCCCCGACAAGAGCCCCTCTCCGGCCGAACTGCCGGGCTTCCAGACCCCTCCTCCAGCCCTGCCTTCCCCCGACCCCTTGCTGGTGCACACCCAGGAGAAGCCCCAGCACCAGTCCCTGCCCCCTAGGTCTGAGGAGATGGTGCCTCCCCCAGAGATGGTGCCTCCCCCAGAAGGGGCGGGGCTAAATCAGGTCATCGCGGCAGCGCCCCTGGAGGACGGTGAGGAGTGGCCCCCTCCGTACGAGCCCCCGGAACCTGACGACATGGGAGAGCCGACTTCAACTGAACTGGACCTGCCCGAGCTGGCCCCCCCTCCACCGGTCAGTGCGGAGGACTACACTCTGacaccaccagggggcgacACGCCTTTCAGCCAGCGTCCGCCCAAACCTTGTGACTCCAACCTCGACCCCTCGACCCCCCACCGGGGCCTCCCCCCGACCCTGTCGGCCCCGTCCCCGACAGCCGACCGGAGGCCCTCCGACATCTCCCAGTATGACAACCTGTCCCAGGGCGAGGAGAACCGCTGCCTGGTCCCCGCCATTCTGGAACCATCCGCTAATGCAAACAACCCCGCCGCGGCACCACCCTCAAGCTGCCTTAAACCAAAGcccacgccccctccccccccgcgcCGCCAGCTCCCGCAGGAGCCTCCGCAAGAAGTACCTCAGCCCCCGCCGCGTTTCTCTGACAAGCTCCCCCCCTTTCAGTCCCCCCCGCAGCCCCACAAACCCCCCGGGGAGACGGCCGCCGACCTTCACCCTCGGGCGGAGACCGAGATTGGGGGCGGGACCCACCAGGCATCACCCAAACGGGCACTAATGCCGCCGAagcccacctccacccccaaacCCACGAGGGCGGTCCCCGCCGTCCACTCCGATCCTGATTTTTACCGGACACACCCCTCCAACCAACCGCTCCCCAAGTCTGTGACATTTTAG